The following nucleotide sequence is from uncultured Campylobacter sp..
ATAAGATCGGGCTGAAGCTAGGTCTCATATTTCAGATCGAGGATGATATCATCGACGCCACGGGCGACGAGGCAAGCGCAGGCAAGCCCGTAGGGGCGGACGGCGCGAAAAATTCCTTCGTAAATTTACTAGGCCTTGCGGGCGCGAGGAGCTACAAGCAGCGCCTAATAGACGAGGTAAGCGGCGCGATGAGCGGCTATGATGCGAGCCTACGCGATTTGGTTTTAAATTTGATAGAAAAATACCTGAAAGGATGAAAAATGTCGAGCGAGCAGCTAAGTAAAATTTCAAACACGATCAAATTTCTAAGTGCGGATATGATCCAAAGCGCCAACTCGGGCCATCCCGGCACGCCGATGGGGCTAAGCGACGTAATGAGCGTCTTTATGAGCAAGGTCCGCCACAACCCCAAAAATCCCGCGTGGCTGAACCGCGACCGCGTCGTATTCTCAGGCGGACACGCAAGCGCGCTCGTGTATAGCTACCTCTATCTTAGCGGATACGATTTGAGCATGGACGATCTGAAAAGCTTCAGGCGCCTGCGCTCCAAAACCCCGGGCCATCCGGAGATCACTACCCCGGGCGTCGAAATCGCTACCGGACCGCTCGGTCAGGGCGTCGCAAACGCAGTCGGATTTGCGATGGCCGCTAAATACGCCGCGCATCTACTAAACGAGGAAGGAAACGAGATTATCGATCACCGCGTCTATTGCTTCTGCGGCGACGGCGATCTGCAGGAGGGCATCAGCTACGAAGCGTGCGCGCTTGCGGGCAGACACAACCTCGATAATCTCACGATAATCTATGATTCTAATGGCATCACGATCGACGGCAGCACCGATATCGCGTGGTTTGAGGACGTGAAGGTGCGATTTGAAGCGCAGGGCTTTGAGGTCGCGCGCATCGACGGGCATAATTTCGATCAGATAGAATTCGTCCTTGACGAGGTCAAAAATAAAACTAAGCCCTACCTCATCATCGCAAACACCACGATCGGCAAGGGGGCGCTCGAGCTTGAGGGTACGGCTAAGACGCACGGCGCGCCGCTTGGAGAGGAGCTGCTTGCACGCGCTAAGCAAAGCCTGGGCTTTGATCCCGCCCAAAGCTTCGTCGTAAGCGAGGACGTGCTTTTTGAAACGCGCGCTGCGGTCGAGAGGGGCGATTTAGAGGAGCGGCTTTGGAAGGAGAAGCTTGCGAAGCTAAGCGATGAAAAAAGAGCGCTTCTAAACGAGCTTTTAAATCCCGATTTTAGCAAGATAGAATTTCCCGATTTTAGCGGGCTTAAGGTCGCCACCCGCGATAGTAACGGTAAAATTTTAAACGCTATCGCAAACGCGGTGCCCGGCTTTTTGGGCGGAAGCGCCGATTTGGCGGCGTCGAATAAGACCGAGCTAAAAGGCAGCGGCGACTTTCCGTGCGGCAAAAATTTACACTTCGGCATCCGCGAGCACGCGATGGCAGCGATCGGCAACGCCTTTGCGAGATACGGGCTTTTCATCCCGTTTAGCGCGACGTTTTTTATCTTTAGCGACTATCTCAAGACGGGCGCTAGACTTGCGGCGCTGATGGGTTTGCGCCACTATTTCGTCTTCACGCACGACAGCATCGGCGTAGGCGAGGATGGACCTACGCACGAGCCCATCGAGCAGCTTAGTACCTTCCGCGCGATGCCAGACTTCTACACCTTCCGCCCGGCAGACGGCAACGAAAACGTAAAATGCTGGCGCACGGCGCTTTCCCTGAATGCCCCCGCGGCGTTCGTCTGCTCGCGCCAAGGGCTTGAGCCGCTGCCTAAGGCGGTTTTAGGCGACGTGCGAAACGGCGCGTATCTGCTAAGGCAGAGCAAAGAGGCGCGGATCACGCTCATCGCAAGCGGCAGCGAAGTCTCGCTCTGCTTAAAAGCGGCGGCGATCCTGCAAGAGCAAGGCATCGGCGCAAACGTCGTAAGCGCGCCGTGCTTCGAGCTTCTTTGCGAACAAGACGCTGACTATCTAGCGCAAATCCTAGAGCCGCAAACTAAAATTTTAGCCGTCGAGGCCGCAAGCGCGCTTGAATGGTATAAATTTGCAGACGCGGTACACGGCATGCAAAGCTTCGGCGAAAGCGGTAACGCGAGCGAGCTGTTTAAGCTTTTCGGCTTTACCGATGTAGCGATCGCAAAGCAGGCCAAAGAGCTTTTAGAACAGTAACGGAAAGGGCGAAATTTGAGCGAAAAAATCAAAATTTTATATTTAGACGGATTTAAAATTTACGGGTTAAAAGCCCGCACGAAAAACGCGGACGAGCTAGACGGGAGCGGTAAAATTCCCGCGCTGTGGGCGAAATTTATGAAAGAGTGCTATGACGGGCAGAGTGAGATTTACGGCGTCTATTATGATTATGAAAACGGCGCTGACGGGCTTTACGATATCTTTATCGGTACCAAAGCGCCCCGCAGCGACGAAGCCTTAGAGATCAAAAGCGGCAAATACGCCGTTTTTAGTTTCCCAAATGAGCCGCAAAACGTAGCAAAGTTTTGGAGCAAAATTTGGAGCTTTTTTGAGGCCGGTGAACTAAAAAGAGCGTTTGGAACGGATTTTGAGTTTTACGGCGGAGACGAGATCAAAATTTTCATCTCGGTTTTGTAGGGCGGCGCATAAAAATTTATAAACGGCGAGTGATTTTTCGCCGCCGCGACGATGAGCTTTTGCGTAAAATTTCATCCATAAAGCGGTAAATTCCGTGCCCAAAACTACGCGCGAAAATAAATTTTATGCCGAAAGCGCGCCGTACCTTAAGCCGTGGATTTAAAATGAAATCTAAATTTGCGCCGTTAAATTTCAACCCCCGCCCGCAAAATCAGGCGAAATTTCACGCGGAATTTCATTTTTAAATCTGTTATTAAGCCATTTTTGGCTTAAATTACATTTTTATTCGGGTAGATGTCCGAGCGGTCGAAGGAGCGCGCCTCGAAAGCGCGTAAGGCGTCAGCCTTCTAGGGTTCGAATCCCTATCTACCCGCCACCTATTCAAATTTCACCCAATACTTTGGAGTTAAGATGAGCAATAAACTCCTTTCGATGAGCCTGCAGGAGCTGTGGCGGCTCTTTCCGATACGTCTCGTGCCGCACGATCCGCGCTGGAGTATTTGGTTTAGACAGGAGCGCGAAATTCTGCGCGGACTGCTGCAAGATCATGGCAAGATCAAGATCCACCATATTGGCAGCACCACGGTAAGCGGTATTTGGGCGAAGCCTATCGTAGATATTTTGATCGAGTGCTCGGATATCGCCGCCGCCAAACAGCGCCTGATAGACGCGGGCTATCTGCTAATGAGCGAAAGCGAGAGCCGCTGCAGCCTAAATAAGGGCTACACCGAAGCGGGATTTGCCGAGCGCGTTTTTCACGTGCATCTGCGAAATTTCGGCGATGCGGACGAGATATTTTTTAGAGATTTTTTGCGAGCGAATGCGGATATCGCTGGGCGGTACGAAGCGCTTAAATTAGAACTTTGCAAGCACTATGAGTTTGACCGCGACGCATACACTGCGGCGAAAAGCGAATTTGTGCTTAAATTTACGCACATCGCTAAAGAAAACTCGAAATAACCGCGTAAATTTGATCTCTGCGTAGAAGCTCGCTCGCTAAAAGCGATAAAATGGCTAAATTTTATAAACAAAACGGAGGACTTGCGTCGCGCACCGTGAGCTTATTTTTATAAAATTTTGACCGTAATTTCAAATTTAAAGAGCGACCACCCGACTATCGCAGATAAAATTTACAAATTCAGCTAGCGGCAAAGTCGCTCATAAAACGAGCCGCATCACCACATCATACCAAACAAAGGTATCTCCGCGCTTCGGTACAAGTTTAAATTTAAAAGCCTATGCGCCGCAAATTTTAAATATCTCGCTAAATTTAAAGCGGCGGGATTTAAAATTCCTCGCCGCTAGCTAGCCACACAAATCCGTCTGGCGCTTAAAATTTAATGATCGCTCTTCAGCCCCGCGCCACAAAGCGGGATGATGCTATCTCCTTGCAGATCATGGCTTTCTTTGTAGCGCAGATACGCCGCGTAGGTAGCCGCAGTCGTATGCTCGACGTAAAATCCGCCGCACGCAAGAGCCGCTCTAGCAGGCAGTATGTCGCCCTCGCTCGCCAAGATCACCTCGCGCTCGCCCACGTAGCTAGAGCCAAGAATTTCGCCCGCACGCATCGGTCTTGCGATCGCGATGCCCTCCGCTAGCGTCGGCTGCGGCTCGATCTCGCGCGCCGCACCTTTAGCGTCAAAAAGCGGAGCGCAACGCTCGCCCTGAACGATGAAAATTTTCGGCAGCGCTTCGATAAGACCGCCCTCATATAGCTCGCCTAGCGCGGCTTGAGCGCCCAGCAGCAGCGTGCCGTTGCCCACGGGGATGAAGATATTGCGCGGCACCCTGCCCAGCTGCTCGTAGATCTCATAAATGTAGCTCTTCGTGCCCTCATAAAAGATCGGATTATAAACGTGATTGGCGTAATAGATCTGCTCCTGCGCGGCCTTTTTGCGGCACGCATCCGCCGTCTCGTCGCGGCTACCGTCAAACACCGTGACGTGCGCGCCGTGGCTTTTGATCATATCGATCTTTTTAGGCGACGTGCCCTTCGGAACGTAAATTTCACACTCGATGCCCGCGCGAGCGCAGTACGCCGCCACGGCATTGCCCGCGTTGCCGCTGGAGTCTTGTAGTACCTTTTTCACGCCGATATTTTTGGCATGCAGCACCAAAACCGCCGCGCCGCGATCTTTGAACGAAAGCGTAGGCATCGCATAATCGAGTTTGAGATAGAGATTTTCGCCAAATTTTACGCTCGCCGTAAGCCCCTCGCCCATAGAGATTTCTTTAAATTTAGCCGTGTCGATACCCATAAACCTGCGGTATCTAAAGATGCTAAACTCACTTTGATCTACGAGCGCGGGGTTAAATTTAGGCGCATCGGAGTTTAGTTTATACAGCCCGCCGCAGTCGCATTTATAGCTCAAAGTATCGATAGATGCGTGCTTGCCGCAGCCCGTGCAGATGAAATCGCTCATTTTCGCTCCTATTTTTTCTCTTTTATTTTTGCGACGGCCTCGATCTCTACAAGGCAGCCGAAGTGCAGAGCCGTAGTCGGCACCACGACGCGAGCGGGCTTATGCGCGCCGAAAAATAGCGCGTACTGCTCGTCGATCACGTCCCAGTTCTCGACGCCCGGCGTATAGACGCGGCACATCCGCACGTCGCCTTTATCCGCACCTGCGGCGGCGAGCACTGCCGCGACGTTGCTTAGAGCCTGCGCGGTCTGCGCAGCAAGACCCTCTGGAACGGTTCCCGTGCGCGGATCCACGCTTAGCTGCCCCGAGACGTAGAGCATTCCGTCGTCGTCTAAGATGCCCGGCGCATAATGCGCCTTTTTCGGCGCGAAACCGCTTGGGTAAATTTCTTTCATTTAAGCTCCTTTGCATATAAAATTTTATATAATTTTACTCTAAATTTATTAAAAATATATAAGTATTTCTATAAATTTGCAAAAATTCTAAAATTTAATCTAAATTTATAGATTTTTTTATATGAAATTTCAGGAGCCCGAATTGAACCAACTTTTGCAGACCTTTATACCGACCGCGCACCTTATTAAAAATACGATCGGCGATTGCGAGGTGGTTATCCACGATATGAGCACGCCGCAAAACTCCGTCGTTTTCGTCCTCGGCGACGTAACGGGCAGGAGGATCGGCCAAAGCTTCGATCATCTGGTAAAGGATGTGTTGCTAAGTAAAAATTTTGAAAACGACTGCACCGCGAACTACTACTTTACCGCGCAAAACGGCAAGCTCATACGCTCCTCTACTTCGCTGATCCGCGGCGCAGATGGCAAAGTAGTAGGCGCGCTATGCGTAAATATCGATACTTCAAACGCCATGGCCGCATACAAAGCAATAAAAGATCTACTGCCGAATGCAAAGCTCGATAGCAAGGAGTTGCAAAGTGTAAATTTTACCGACGGAGGCTGCGATAACGCGGCATTAGACGGGGCGAGCTTAAAGGACGGCGTAAATTTAGAAACGCAAAACTCTAACGATTTGCAGCAAAATATCCTTGACATCGTCCAAGACCTGATCGCATCGGCTACGCACGATCTAAATGTGGAGGGGATGAAGAAGGAGGATCGAAAGCGTATCGTAAAATTCCTCGCGCAAAAAGGAATTTTTGAGGTAAAAGGCGCTGTAGAGCTCGTCGCAAAGGCGCTTAGGACGCAGAAAGTCACGATTTACTCGTATATGGATGAGGTAAAGAAGGAGAGCTAACCGCGGTGCATAAATTTGATCTCAAATTTAATAAGCGTTGCGCGTCTTTTTATCAGCGTAGCCATTGGAGTGGCGCAAATTTTAATCTGAATTGATGAACCGATCAAAAGTGTGATGCGCCAATTCCTAGTTCATGCAGCTGTAGCGCAATAAAAGCAAAACCCATCTATTACTCAAGCTCGTAGCCCTTCGTGTTCTTTAATTTCTCGTCATAATCGACTCCGTTAGCAATTCGCTTGCGTGAAGCATTAAAATCCTCTCGTATCGGGCTTTTGCGCTCGTCAAACTCAAGTGGCGCGACACCGATGATATCTGCTAGCAGATGCGCCAAATCATCGCTCATAAAAGGCTTATCTTTCGCCGCAGCTAGCCTCTGCCACAGCTTAGCATGATCGCTCAAAAACTCGCGCGAGGCTATAAAAAGCAACGGAATTTCATAAGTAAAGCGGCTCTCCATGCCGTGCCCAAGGCGTCCATTTTCGTATAAATTCTCGCCGTGATCGCTAAGATAAACGATGAGGCTGTCATCACCCGAAAAAATTTTAAAAATTTCATTTACGACAAAATCGTTGTAAAGCACGCTGTTGTCGTAATACGCGACGACATCTTTCTGCTTGGAAGTAAGTTTTGCCTTTACGTCCGCCGCGCTAAACTTGCCAAAACCCTCGGGATAGCGCAGGCTGTAATCCATATGGCTGCCGATGAGATGGATCACGTAGAAATTTCGCTCGCTCTGCCCCGTTTTCGCCCGGTTTATGAG
It contains:
- the tkt gene encoding transketolase, which encodes MSSEQLSKISNTIKFLSADMIQSANSGHPGTPMGLSDVMSVFMSKVRHNPKNPAWLNRDRVVFSGGHASALVYSYLYLSGYDLSMDDLKSFRRLRSKTPGHPEITTPGVEIATGPLGQGVANAVGFAMAAKYAAHLLNEEGNEIIDHRVYCFCGDGDLQEGISYEACALAGRHNLDNLTIIYDSNGITIDGSTDIAWFEDVKVRFEAQGFEVARIDGHNFDQIEFVLDEVKNKTKPYLIIANTTIGKGALELEGTAKTHGAPLGEELLARAKQSLGFDPAQSFVVSEDVLFETRAAVERGDLEERLWKEKLAKLSDEKRALLNELLNPDFSKIEFPDFSGLKVATRDSNGKILNAIANAVPGFLGGSADLAASNKTELKGSGDFPCGKNLHFGIREHAMAAIGNAFARYGLFIPFSATFFIFSDYLKTGARLAALMGLRHYFVFTHDSIGVGEDGPTHEPIEQLSTFRAMPDFYTFRPADGNENVKCWRTALSLNAPAAFVCSRQGLEPLPKAVLGDVRNGAYLLRQSKEARITLIASGSEVSLCLKAAAILQEQGIGANVVSAPCFELLCEQDADYLAQILEPQTKILAVEAASALEWYKFADAVHGMQSFGESGNASELFKLFGFTDVAIAKQAKELLEQ
- a CDS encoding GyrI-like domain-containing protein → MKILYLDGFKIYGLKARTKNADELDGSGKIPALWAKFMKECYDGQSEIYGVYYDYENGADGLYDIFIGTKAPRSDEALEIKSGKYAVFSFPNEPQNVAKFWSKIWSFFEAGELKRAFGTDFEFYGGDEIKIFISVL
- a CDS encoding GrpB family protein — protein: MSNKLLSMSLQELWRLFPIRLVPHDPRWSIWFRQEREILRGLLQDHGKIKIHHIGSTTVSGIWAKPIVDILIECSDIAAAKQRLIDAGYLLMSESESRCSLNKGYTEAGFAERVFHVHLRNFGDADEIFFRDFLRANADIAGRYEALKLELCKHYEFDRDAYTAAKSEFVLKFTHIAKENSK
- a CDS encoding threonine synthase; this encodes MSDFICTGCGKHASIDTLSYKCDCGGLYKLNSDAPKFNPALVDQSEFSIFRYRRFMGIDTAKFKEISMGEGLTASVKFGENLYLKLDYAMPTLSFKDRGAAVLVLHAKNIGVKKVLQDSSGNAGNAVAAYCARAGIECEIYVPKGTSPKKIDMIKSHGAHVTVFDGSRDETADACRKKAAQEQIYYANHVYNPIFYEGTKSYIYEIYEQLGRVPRNIFIPVGNGTLLLGAQAALGELYEGGLIEALPKIFIVQGERCAPLFDAKGAAREIEPQPTLAEGIAIARPMRAGEILGSSYVGEREVILASEGDILPARAALACGGFYVEHTTAATYAAYLRYKESHDLQGDSIIPLCGAGLKSDH
- a CDS encoding RidA family protein, producing MKEIYPSGFAPKKAHYAPGILDDDGMLYVSGQLSVDPRTGTVPEGLAAQTAQALSNVAAVLAAAGADKGDVRMCRVYTPGVENWDVIDEQYALFFGAHKPARVVVPTTALHFGCLVEIEAVAKIKEKK
- a CDS encoding PAS domain-containing protein, whose protein sequence is MNQLLQTFIPTAHLIKNTIGDCEVVIHDMSTPQNSVVFVLGDVTGRRIGQSFDHLVKDVLLSKNFENDCTANYYFTAQNGKLIRSSTSLIRGADGKVVGALCVNIDTSNAMAAYKAIKDLLPNAKLDSKELQSVNFTDGGCDNAALDGASLKDGVNLETQNSNDLQQNILDIVQDLIASATHDLNVEGMKKEDRKRIVKFLAQKGIFEVKGAVELVAKALRTQKVTIYSYMDEVKKES